A stretch of the uncultured Desulfobacter sp. genome encodes the following:
- a CDS encoding branched-chain amino acid ABC transporter permease → MESFTDLIQFFIQNFINALQRGSFYAVISIGYSMVYGVLMLFNFAHGDIFMVGTYIGFGIATLFLTLFAGILPGPVVFVATVVVTMFLASWVGVFVEVAGYRPLRQAPRASAAITGLMIGIIFETGILILLGAKRLSFPPLIESVSYNVGGVYFTNIKVMIIIISLLLMLALHTFIQKTKWGMAMRAMSFDFLAVPLMGISINIMAPLTFAIGAGLAAVAGILYGQAYPILDPYMGVLIGWKAFVAAILGGRGSIKGAALAGYLLGFIEIFVATIFPSTLRDLIAYSIILLILTFRPRGFFGMEHSTKLRL, encoded by the coding sequence ATGGAATCGTTTACTGATCTGATACAGTTTTTTATTCAGAACTTTATCAATGCACTCCAGCGAGGAAGTTTTTACGCCGTTATCTCCATTGGGTACTCCATGGTCTACGGTGTTTTGATGCTTTTTAACTTTGCCCACGGTGATATTTTCATGGTGGGCACTTATATCGGTTTTGGTATCGCAACTCTTTTTCTTACGCTGTTTGCAGGTATTTTACCCGGGCCTGTCGTGTTTGTGGCCACCGTTGTGGTGACCATGTTTTTAGCCTCCTGGGTCGGGGTGTTTGTGGAAGTGGCGGGCTACCGGCCTTTGCGCCAAGCGCCCCGTGCCTCTGCCGCCATCACAGGCCTTATGATCGGCATTATTTTTGAAACCGGTATTTTGATTCTTTTAGGGGCCAAGCGCTTAAGCTTTCCGCCGCTCATTGAATCGGTCTCCTACAACGTGGGCGGGGTCTATTTCACCAATATCAAGGTGATGATTATCATCATCAGCCTGTTGCTCATGCTCGCCTTGCATACGTTCATCCAGAAAACTAAATGGGGGATGGCCATGCGCGCCATGTCCTTTGATTTTCTTGCCGTACCCCTCATGGGGATATCCATTAATATCATGGCACCTTTGACCTTTGCCATTGGTGCCGGGCTGGCTGCGGTGGCAGGCATCTTATACGGCCAGGCATATCCCATCCTTGATCCGTACATGGGGGTGCTGATTGGCTGGAAAGCCTTTGTTGCAGCCATTCTCGGCGGGCGCGGCTCTATAAAAGGGGCTGCTTTGGCAGGTTACCTTCTAGGGTTCATTGAAATCTTTGTCGCCACCATATTTCCGTCCACCCTGAGGGATCTGATTGCCTATTCCATTATCCTTTTGATTCTGACCTTCAGGCCAAGAGGCTTTTTCGGCATGGAGCACAGTACCAAACTGAGACTGTAA
- a CDS encoding ABC transporter substrate-binding protein yields MTMVFSSSAFCKRETVIKIGINAPLTGDIPKVGEGSKYAAEMWLSDIEKAGGLEVGGQKYKVELVVEDNESKAESAVKANTKMISQDDVLAIVGPQSSKQAVPAGEVANKYKTVMISPWSTNPDTTMNRPYVFRGCFLDPFQGPVVANFITDEFGFTKAAVLYDVASDYPKGLAEVFKDAWEKKHGAGSVVAFESFTTKDTDFSSQLTTIIKSGAQVLFTPQYYNEVPLIVKQAQELGWKGPIVGSDSWGSAETVELCGEACYGQFFSSHYAAAGAQGATKAFIDRYNKTYGYIPDDVAALTWDALRLAQQAIENTGKLTGRIDQDRQAVRDALAKIKNFEGITGNMTFTEEGDPVKCAVIVKINDKGEYEFYKSVCP; encoded by the coding sequence ATGACCATGGTTTTTTCTTCATCTGCGTTTTGTAAAAGAGAAACCGTCATCAAAATCGGCATCAATGCCCCATTGACCGGCGATATCCCAAAGGTTGGTGAAGGCTCAAAATATGCTGCCGAGATGTGGCTGTCAGACATTGAAAAGGCCGGCGGACTTGAAGTCGGCGGCCAGAAGTACAAGGTTGAACTGGTTGTTGAAGATAATGAATCCAAAGCGGAATCCGCGGTAAAAGCCAATACCAAAATGATCAGCCAGGATGACGTTCTGGCCATTGTCGGCCCCCAGTCTTCCAAACAGGCTGTACCGGCCGGTGAAGTGGCCAACAAATACAAAACCGTCATGATCAGCCCCTGGTCCACCAACCCCGACACCACCATGAACCGCCCCTATGTATTCCGCGGATGTTTCCTTGATCCCTTCCAGGGTCCTGTTGTGGCCAATTTTATTACCGATGAGTTCGGGTTCACCAAGGCTGCCGTCCTTTATGATGTGGCCTCCGACTATCCAAAAGGGCTTGCCGAAGTGTTCAAGGATGCGTGGGAAAAGAAACACGGGGCAGGCTCAGTGGTTGCCTTTGAAAGCTTCACCACCAAAGATACCGATTTTTCTTCCCAGCTGACCACCATTATCAAGTCAGGTGCCCAGGTGCTGTTTACCCCCCAGTACTACAACGAAGTTCCCCTGATTGTTAAACAAGCTCAAGAGCTTGGATGGAAAGGACCTATTGTGGGTTCCGACTCCTGGGGATCTGCCGAAACTGTTGAGCTGTGCGGCGAAGCCTGCTACGGCCAGTTTTTCTCTTCCCATTACGCAGCTGCCGGCGCCCAGGGTGCAACCAAGGCATTTATTGACCGCTACAATAAAACATATGGTTATATCCCCGATGATGTGGCCGCGCTGACCTGGGATGCCCTTCGTCTAGCCCAGCAGGCCATTGAGAATACCGGCAAATTGACCGGCAGAATTGACCAGGACCGCCAGGCTGTCCGGGATGCCCTGGCTAAAATTAAGAATTTTGAAGGTATTACCGGCAACATGACCTTCACCGAAGAGGGTGATCCGGTCAAATGTGCGGTGATCGTAAAAATAAACGACAAAGGTGAATACGAGTTCTACAAATCCGTATGCCCCTAA
- a CDS encoding TonB-dependent receptor → MRVVKHVLFTVAVTTALVMYWPAWAADDAAQDTEDTASIQAETSEELETMTVIATKTPKAPLDSPASVSVISEDEIDAFNSEHPFKPLFRAEGIYPRQYRGLADYWSRPMIRGSRALVMVDGLNWYDYGQYYHTGSIPMLDIDKIEVVRGPFSALYGTLAQTGVINYVTKIPYDMEAEAAFTYGTDNTQFYKARIADRPFMLDGDPENLSWAEKNLGDKFFYSMSFKYRTTDGYETNPTYKTLSSPVTGALDATIPIATNVATDINPQTGATRYIVGTQGDNWYEDYGAFLKTGYEFNENSKIWYSFNVSQFEYGWSGGKSYLRDANGNRITSGDVYIQDGADYYQTSLTDTTFTATAYQKESYVHTLHYDYSIPNKVDINALVGYSDKETQSHSVAGAYTKIEDNDMLQADLSATFHMMDDKFLLTMGTQGVKETATVTKHNLSNASDADSWESVQTRESGESLTWGTFIQAEYTPIESTTLYLGGRYDHWWATDTEYSDINGNHESSDDVDDGQFSPKASVVYRLMENGILRASYGKSFTAPSLYYRIASYSFDNGGQTTYAAGNPDLDPTTNTSWELGTEWEFFNKKVRVKATYFQNDFDDLIVNATRNYVVDGQSVTIKRRVNAESAKVDGIETAVEFILPWDLKGGLHYTHNWSKYTKTEGNGMDGWEVAEVPTDIFNFWLGYFTDAWDASVNLRYSDSVYDDRRDPYSDSVYCDYTDSFVVDAQVTFRPTQKMALTLSVDNLFDEAYYEYYEAPGRTVMATISIAL, encoded by the coding sequence ATGAGAGTTGTAAAACATGTTCTGTTCACCGTTGCCGTTACAACGGCACTTGTGATGTACTGGCCGGCCTGGGCGGCCGACGATGCAGCACAGGATACAGAGGACACGGCATCGATTCAGGCAGAAACAAGTGAAGAATTGGAAACTATGACGGTAATTGCCACCAAAACACCCAAGGCGCCGTTGGACTCACCGGCGTCCGTTTCCGTAATATCCGAAGATGAGATTGATGCGTTCAACTCGGAACACCCGTTTAAACCTCTGTTCCGTGCAGAAGGTATTTATCCCCGCCAATACAGAGGCCTGGCCGACTACTGGTCCCGCCCCATGATCCGCGGCAGCAGAGCCCTTGTCATGGTGGACGGACTGAATTGGTATGACTATGGGCAGTATTATCATACCGGATCTATCCCCATGCTGGATATCGATAAAATTGAAGTGGTTCGGGGGCCTTTTTCAGCGCTTTACGGCACCCTTGCCCAGACCGGCGTTATCAACTATGTCACGAAAATCCCCTATGACATGGAGGCAGAAGCCGCCTTTACCTATGGAACCGATAATACCCAATTTTACAAAGCCCGTATAGCAGACCGGCCGTTCATGCTGGACGGTGATCCTGAAAATCTTTCCTGGGCGGAAAAAAACCTTGGAGATAAATTCTTCTATTCCATGAGTTTCAAATACCGGACCACGGATGGGTATGAAACCAACCCAACTTATAAAACCCTGTCAAGCCCGGTGACCGGCGCACTTGATGCCACCATCCCCATTGCAACAAACGTTGCCACAGATATCAATCCCCAGACCGGTGCCACACGCTATATTGTGGGCACCCAGGGAGACAACTGGTACGAGGATTACGGCGCGTTCCTGAAAACAGGATATGAGTTCAACGAAAATTCCAAAATATGGTACAGCTTTAACGTCAGCCAATTTGAGTATGGATGGAGCGGCGGGAAAAGCTACCTGCGGGATGCCAACGGCAATCGCATTACATCGGGCGACGTATACATTCAAGATGGCGCAGACTACTACCAGACCAGCTTAACTGACACCACCTTCACCGCCACCGCGTATCAAAAAGAGTCCTATGTCCATACACTGCACTATGACTATTCCATCCCCAATAAAGTGGATATCAACGCCCTTGTGGGGTACAGCGACAAGGAGACCCAGAGCCATTCGGTGGCCGGCGCTTACACCAAGATTGAAGACAACGATATGCTCCAGGCAGACTTGTCCGCCACCTTTCACATGATGGACGACAAGTTCCTTTTGACCATGGGAACCCAAGGAGTTAAAGAGACCGCAACCGTCACCAAACACAACTTGTCAAATGCCAGTGATGCAGACAGCTGGGAATCCGTCCAAACCCGGGAATCCGGCGAAAGTCTGACCTGGGGAACCTTTATCCAGGCCGAATATACGCCGATTGAGTCCACCACCTTGTACCTGGGTGGACGGTATGATCACTGGTGGGCTACGGATACCGAATATTCCGACATCAACGGCAACCATGAAAGCAGTGATGACGTGGATGACGGCCAGTTCAGCCCCAAGGCATCCGTGGTGTACCGGCTGATGGAGAACGGTATCCTGCGGGCCTCTTACGGAAAATCATTCACCGCACCCAGCCTCTATTACAGAATCGCCAGCTATTCTTTTGACAACGGCGGCCAGACCACTTATGCGGCGGGCAATCCGGATCTGGACCCCACAACCAACACCTCCTGGGAACTTGGTACCGAGTGGGAATTTTTCAACAAAAAAGTACGGGTCAAAGCCACCTACTTTCAGAATGATTTTGATGACCTCATTGTCAACGCAACAAGAAATTATGTGGTAGACGGCCAGTCCGTAACCATTAAAAGACGTGTCAATGCAGAATCTGCAAAGGTTGACGGAATTGAAACCGCGGTTGAATTCATCCTGCCCTGGGACCTGAAAGGCGGATTGCACTATACCCACAACTGGTCGAAATACACCAAGACCGAGGGAAACGGCATGGACGGATGGGAAGTGGCCGAAGTCCCAACGGATATATTTAACTTCTGGCTGGGATACTTCACAGACGCTTGGGATGCATCCGTTAATTTAAGGTATTCCGACAGTGTGTATGATGACCGGCGCGATCCCTATTCAGATTCCGTCTACTGTGATTACACCGACTCATTTGTCGTGGATGCCCAAGTCACCTTCAGGCCGACTCAAAAAATGGCCCTGACCCTGTCAGTGGACAATCTGTTCGACGAAGCGTACTATGAATACTATGAAGCCCCTGGCCGGACCGTCATGGCCACAATTTCAATCGCTTTATAA
- a CDS encoding ABC transporter ATP-binding protein, whose protein sequence is MPEPLIRIENFGVAFRNRSGRFGRSSRFWGVRQIGITLEKGDSFCLIGESGSGKSTLALALAGLLPFQEGYIKFKGKKIVKPNDNTHKTLIKQTQMVFQDPVQALSPFRTLGQSVEEPLAAMGICKKERATVLAPLIRDTGLAQDLLDRKPFQASGGQNQRVCIARALSTQPDLLILDEPLTALDALIKNRIIQLLCQIKEKYPVTCFIITHDMGLVKAMATRVGVIYLGRMLEIAPRQKMLSEPAHPYTRALLSASFTPGIWKGERLVLQGDAPSAMHLPQGCIFHPRCPESARICQAQAPSQTEISPGHTVFCHMYNPASEYNKEKTVCPASS, encoded by the coding sequence GTGCCCGAACCGTTGATCCGAATTGAAAATTTCGGAGTGGCCTTTAGAAACCGATCCGGTCGATTCGGCCGCAGTTCCCGGTTCTGGGGTGTCAGGCAGATCGGCATTACCCTGGAAAAGGGGGATTCATTCTGCCTGATCGGAGAAAGCGGTTCCGGTAAAAGTACACTGGCCCTGGCTCTGGCAGGGCTTCTGCCCTTTCAGGAAGGTTATATTAAATTCAAGGGTAAAAAAATTGTTAAACCGAATGACAACACCCACAAGACCCTGATAAAACAGACCCAGATGGTGTTCCAGGACCCGGTCCAGGCCTTAAGTCCGTTCAGAACCCTGGGCCAATCCGTGGAAGAACCCCTGGCCGCCATGGGGATTTGCAAAAAAGAACGTGCCACTGTCCTTGCCCCGCTCATCCGCGATACCGGCCTGGCCCAAGACCTTTTAGATCGAAAACCGTTTCAGGCCTCGGGGGGACAGAATCAACGGGTCTGCATTGCACGCGCCCTGTCCACCCAACCGGATCTGCTCATCCTGGACGAACCGCTCACCGCCCTGGACGCGCTGATCAAAAACCGGATCATCCAGCTATTGTGTCAAATCAAAGAAAAATATCCGGTCACCTGTTTTATCATTACCCACGACATGGGCCTGGTCAAGGCAATGGCCACCCGGGTAGGCGTAATTTATCTCGGTCGGATGCTGGAGATCGCCCCCAGGCAAAAAATGCTCTCTGAACCGGCTCATCCATATACCCGGGCGCTTTTATCCGCCTCTTTCACACCCGGTATATGGAAAGGGGAACGTCTCGTGCTCCAAGGCGATGCGCCATCAGCCATGCATCTTCCCCAGGGCTGTATCTTCCATCCCCGGTGCCCGGAATCGGCCCGGATATGTCAAGCCCAAGCACCATCCCAGACAGAAATTTCACCCGGCCACACGGTCTTTTGCCATATGTACAATCCTGCATCTGAATATAATAAGGAAAAAACGGTATGCCCGGCTTCATCGTAA
- a CDS encoding ABC transporter permease, which produces MPGFIVKKTAGMILMLFGATFLTYAMILLAPGDAAREIAVARYGGESQLDHATVEWIRQKEGLDQPFLVQYGRWLSHVVKLDFGYSLVEEAKVGKLISTRFAKTFELATVAILIALAVSLPLGTIAGVRQGSWLDSASVSLSILGLSIPNFWFGLLLITFFSVHVHWLPSFGTGTWQHLIMPALTLGTSITAYIARLLRLSVIQSLASDHVLALRARGTDSFRVLSKHVIKNTLIPLITIAGLELGLILEGAVITEVVFSWPGLGSLMVDAISNRDYPLIQGVVLFTGAMFVLINFGVDLICSLLDPRMGLK; this is translated from the coding sequence ATGCCCGGCTTCATCGTAAAAAAAACCGCAGGTATGATTCTGATGCTGTTCGGAGCTACATTTCTAACCTATGCCATGATTCTTCTGGCACCGGGAGATGCGGCAAGGGAGATCGCCGTGGCCCGGTACGGCGGGGAGTCACAGTTGGACCACGCCACTGTGGAGTGGATCAGACAAAAAGAGGGACTTGACCAGCCGTTTTTAGTCCAATACGGCAGATGGCTGTCCCATGTGGTGAAGCTTGATTTCGGCTACTCTCTGGTGGAGGAAGCAAAGGTGGGCAAACTGATCAGTACGCGGTTTGCCAAAACCTTCGAACTGGCGACTGTGGCCATTCTCATTGCTCTGGCCGTGTCTCTGCCCCTGGGAACCATTGCAGGCGTAAGACAGGGATCATGGCTGGATTCGGCGTCGGTATCGTTATCCATATTGGGCCTTTCCATCCCCAATTTCTGGTTTGGCCTCCTGTTGATCACTTTTTTCAGTGTTCATGTTCACTGGTTGCCCAGTTTCGGCACCGGCACCTGGCAGCACCTGATTATGCCGGCATTGACCCTGGGTACATCCATTACCGCGTATATTGCACGGCTTTTACGATTGTCTGTAATCCAGAGCCTGGCATCCGACCATGTACTGGCCTTGCGTGCCAGGGGAACGGACTCGTTCAGGGTATTATCAAAACATGTGATCAAAAACACCCTCATTCCCCTGATCACCATTGCGGGCCTGGAATTGGGCCTGATCCTTGAGGGCGCGGTAATTACGGAAGTGGTCTTTTCATGGCCGGGACTCGGCAGTTTGATGGTGGATGCCATCAGCAACCGGGACTACCCGTTGATCCAGGGGGTGGTATTATTCACCGGGGCGATGTTTGTCCTGATCAATTTCGGTGTGGATCTGATCTGCAGTCTTTTGGATCCAAGGATGGGTCTGAAATGA
- a CDS encoding ABC transporter permease: MKFLEKKRFPARLMISCIRNPVTSMATGVLVILAVITLAGPLLAPNNPLTPHPAMRLSPPSIHFPMGCDILGRCLFSRIICGARASIGIGFAAVAISACLGTAIGLAAGYFKGIADELFMRITDMFLAFPEMVAAIALAGIMGPGNLNLIFAISCISWTKYARLSRNIALSARQALYVKSARLSGISAVTIMFRHILPTVRPSMTVLATIGMAKGILSVSSLGFLGFGVQPPAPEWGTLLLEGKDYLFTAPHLCIFPGLCIMAAVLAFNLLGNRLEQKTCV, from the coding sequence ATGAAATTTTTAGAAAAAAAACGATTCCCTGCCCGTCTGATGATTTCCTGTATACGCAATCCCGTCACCAGCATGGCTACCGGGGTATTGGTGATTTTAGCGGTCATTACCCTAGCCGGACCGTTGCTTGCCCCCAATAATCCGTTAACGCCCCACCCGGCTATGCGCTTGAGCCCACCCTCAATCCATTTCCCCATGGGCTGCGATATTTTGGGACGGTGCCTGTTTTCCAGGATTATATGCGGGGCCAGGGCATCCATCGGTATCGGGTTTGCCGCAGTGGCCATCTCCGCCTGCTTAGGTACTGCCATCGGACTTGCGGCAGGCTATTTCAAAGGCATTGCCGACGAATTGTTCATGCGCATCACAGACATGTTTCTGGCCTTTCCTGAAATGGTGGCAGCCATTGCCCTGGCCGGCATCATGGGACCGGGTAACCTGAACCTGATCTTTGCCATCAGCTGCATCTCCTGGACTAAATACGCGCGTCTGTCTAGAAATATCGCCTTAAGCGCCAGGCAAGCCCTTTACGTAAAATCAGCGCGTCTTTCCGGAATTTCAGCAGTGACGATCATGTTTCGGCATATTCTGCCTACAGTGCGACCGTCCATGACGGTCCTGGCAACAATCGGCATGGCCAAAGGTATTTTAAGTGTCTCGTCTTTAGGATTTTTAGGATTTGGCGTCCAGCCTCCGGCCCCGGAGTGGGGCACCCTGCTCCTGGAAGGAAAAGATTACCTGTTCACCGCCCCCCATCTCTGCATTTTTCCGGGCCTCTGCATCATGGCGGCAGTTCTGGCCTTTAACCTTTTAGGAAATCGTCTTGAACAAAAAACCTGTGTCTGA
- a CDS encoding ABC transporter ATP-binding protein codes for MPCPAGRNILSVKHLTVSVRTQSVDRELLKDVNFTLGRGEIHGLVGESGCGKSIFARTLVRLETPARIVSGTTFLGNTRVSDLSARAFAPFRGKKISLVLQHPASTMDPVFTMASQFKDALSILPKSDQSMDRVYQLLKEVGITSPEQRCRQYPHEWSRGMLQRAQLVMALLGHPKIMILDEVTSALDPTIALQILELISRLRQTRNTSFILITHDLAMAAHICDTISVMRHGSILETNDVNALLNHPKHAYTKAFISGISQEASCPNR; via the coding sequence ATGCCCTGCCCTGCCGGCCGGAATATTCTCAGCGTCAAGCATCTTACGGTCTCTGTCAGGACACAATCGGTTGACCGCGAACTGTTAAAGGATGTAAATTTCACCCTTGGCCGGGGAGAAATCCACGGCCTTGTGGGGGAATCCGGATGCGGCAAAAGCATTTTTGCCCGCACCCTTGTCCGGCTTGAAACTCCTGCCCGCATTGTATCCGGCACGACTTTTCTGGGCAATACCCGGGTATCAGACCTGTCGGCCCGTGCATTTGCCCCGTTTCGCGGCAAAAAAATCAGTCTGGTGCTTCAACATCCGGCATCGACCATGGACCCGGTGTTTACCATGGCAAGCCAGTTCAAAGATGCCCTGTCCATTCTGCCCAAAAGCGATCAATCTATGGATCGCGTATATCAACTGCTCAAGGAGGTGGGCATTACGTCACCCGAACAGCGGTGCCGCCAATACCCCCATGAATGGAGCCGGGGCATGCTCCAGCGGGCGCAATTGGTTATGGCGCTTTTGGGCCACCCCAAAATCATGATTTTAGATGAAGTAACGTCAGCGTTGGACCCCACCATTGCCCTGCAGATTCTTGAATTGATTTCCCGTCTCAGACAAACCCGTAACACATCCTTTATATTGATTACCCATGATCTTGCCATGGCCGCCCATATCTGTGACACCATTTCGGTCATGCGCCATGGCTCCATCCTTGAAACTAATGATGTTAACGCTTTGCTCAATCATCCCAAGCATGCCTATACCAAGGCGTTCATATCCGGCATAAGTCAGGAGGCATCGTGCCCGAACCGTTGA
- a CDS encoding ABC transporter substrate-binding protein, with protein MTVLHEKFSPAGPGISARPGRTVFCLILCLILCLGTTKLFATEPFTVAKPFGPSGTSLDPAKGSNGWYAGEAGITETLFALDFDMKLIPWLARRFNNVSPVSWEIRLRDNVVFHNGRPMSAQAVQTCLESLIDEKSDRFNKRIQGLLDIKAIIVKDDQTLTIETFHPNAGFIYNLTSPETGIIDLSGNTLAGTGPFQLKAVVPNEKTVVTAFPSYWNGTPKLAQAELYVIKSPVSRMLAFESGKIDIATNFPELDALRLMKQGSDAKAEIIHQPTARLCFFFVRVKDGPLADPILRNALNYAIDRNQILASVLGGIGAEIGASVFPKVMPWCNNDLSIYTYSPEKAANLLDAAGAKDLDGDGIREKDGKPLHLEMWTYETRAALKPTLELIKSQLLKVGIDTGIRVTKKGSPINQAMQQGRVHLNLQMWNTAPQGDPDAFLSDVFMTRARSNLMGYANPKLDQLLQAAKTCFDPKERARLYNQAQQIIHDENPVIVLFHKSMVTAMSNRVTGYRIHPAEKYLLTQSIGKE; from the coding sequence ATGACTGTTTTACATGAAAAATTTTCCCCTGCCGGACCGGGCATTTCAGCCCGGCCCGGCAGGACCGTCTTTTGTCTGATTCTTTGCCTGATTCTTTGTTTAGGGACAACCAAGTTGTTCGCAACAGAACCCTTCACCGTTGCCAAACCCTTTGGTCCCTCGGGCACAAGCCTTGATCCGGCCAAGGGATCTAACGGGTGGTACGCCGGCGAAGCCGGCATTACAGAGACCCTGTTTGCCCTGGACTTTGACATGAAGCTGATTCCATGGCTGGCCCGGAGATTTAACAATGTTTCTCCTGTATCCTGGGAAATCCGGTTGCGGGACAATGTTGTGTTTCACAATGGTCGGCCCATGTCGGCCCAGGCGGTACAAACCTGTCTTGAAAGTTTGATCGATGAAAAAAGCGATAGATTCAACAAACGCATCCAGGGGCTTTTGGACATAAAAGCCATTATCGTAAAAGATGACCAGACCCTGACCATCGAGACCTTTCACCCCAATGCCGGCTTTATTTACAATCTGACCTCACCTGAAACTGGAATCATTGACCTGTCAGGCAATACACTTGCCGGGACAGGACCGTTTCAGCTTAAAGCGGTGGTGCCCAACGAAAAGACTGTTGTAACCGCCTTTCCATCCTATTGGAACGGAACGCCAAAGCTTGCCCAGGCCGAACTTTATGTGATCAAGAGCCCGGTTTCCCGGATGCTGGCTTTTGAGTCGGGAAAAATCGACATCGCTACCAATTTTCCGGAACTGGATGCTTTGCGCCTGATGAAACAAGGCAGTGATGCCAAGGCTGAAATCATACACCAGCCAACCGCCAGGCTCTGCTTTTTCTTTGTCAGGGTCAAGGACGGCCCCCTGGCAGATCCCATTCTGCGCAACGCATTGAATTACGCCATTGACCGGAACCAGATTCTGGCATCCGTGCTTGGCGGCATTGGCGCAGAGATCGGGGCCTCGGTTTTCCCCAAAGTCATGCCCTGGTGCAATAATGACCTGTCCATTTATACTTATTCTCCTGAAAAAGCAGCGAATTTGCTGGATGCAGCCGGTGCAAAAGATCTTGACGGCGACGGCATCCGGGAAAAAGACGGCAAGCCGTTGCACCTGGAGATGTGGACCTATGAAACCCGGGCCGCCTTAAAACCCACCCTGGAACTGATTAAATCCCAATTGTTAAAGGTGGGGATCGACACCGGAATCCGGGTGACGAAAAAAGGCTCTCCCATCAATCAAGCCATGCAGCAGGGACGGGTTCATCTGAACCTTCAGATGTGGAACACCGCCCCCCAGGGCGACCCGGACGCCTTTTTGTCGGATGTATTCATGACCCGTGCCAGATCCAACCTCATGGGATATGCCAATCCAAAACTGGACCAATTACTCCAGGCGGCCAAAACCTGCTTTGACCCAAAAGAACGAGCCCGTCTGTACAACCAGGCCCAGCAGATCATCCATGACGAAAATCCCGTGATCGTGCTGTTCCATAAGTCCATGGTAACAGCCATGTCCAATCGGGTTACGGGCTATCGGATTCATCCGGCGGAAAAATACCTGTTGACCCAAAGCATTGGCAAAGAATAG
- a CDS encoding class I SAM-dependent methyltransferase — protein sequence MAPCGMDLLKKRIETYWNWRSSSYELDQAKSIETVNDWESTINALVSHVNGDDLRALDVGTGPGQLAFYLAQAGFKTTGIDISPGMVARAEKKALQDGLSCEFQTGDAEHLPFADNTFDVVVTRNLVWTLPDPQAAIREWHRVLKPEGRIIISDGYWQNITWPRIHTLILKGIKSFLKTGSFISCRFFSYYAGLIKRLPLYEGVTVNDAGKLMHKAGFKDILSWDIARHFSTNPYGAGRLAAPVFFIVYGNK from the coding sequence ATGGCCCCCTGCGGCATGGACTTGCTAAAAAAACGCATTGAAACATACTGGAACTGGAGAAGTTCAAGTTACGAACTGGATCAGGCAAAATCCATTGAAACGGTAAACGACTGGGAATCCACCATCAACGCCTTGGTATCCCATGTAAACGGAGATGACCTGCGGGCCCTTGATGTGGGCACAGGCCCGGGGCAACTTGCGTTCTATCTGGCCCAAGCCGGTTTCAAAACGACCGGTATAGACATATCTCCGGGCATGGTTGCCCGGGCCGAAAAAAAAGCTTTGCAGGACGGCCTTTCCTGCGAATTCCAGACAGGTGATGCTGAGCATCTTCCCTTTGCAGACAACACCTTTGATGTGGTGGTGACCAGAAACCTTGTCTGGACCCTTCCCGATCCCCAGGCCGCTATCCGGGAATGGCACAGGGTGCTTAAACCCGAAGGCCGTATCATCATATCAGACGGATACTGGCAAAACATAACCTGGCCACGCATTCACACACTGATCTTAAAAGGAATCAAGAGTTTTTTAAAAACCGGCAGCTTTATTTCCTGCCGGTTTTTCTCATACTATGCCGGGCTGATCAAGCGCCTGCCCCTTTATGAGGGGGTGACTGTCAATGATGCCGGAAAACTCATGCACAAAGCCGGATTCAAGGATATCCTTTCCTGGGATATTGCCCGTCATTTCAGTACAAACCCATATGGTGCGGGCAGGCTTGCGGCACCGGTATTTTTTATTGTCTATGGAAACAAATGA